The genomic window GTACTACGGTTTACGGATTACGGACTACGGATAGCCACATGGACAATGCCCTCACCTGGCCGTGGATGTCGCCGCAAACGGTGACGGGCGTGCTCACGGGCAGGATGTTCGTCTCCTCCAGCAGGATGTCGCACACCATCTCGCACAGCTTCTTCAGCTCGTTCTCCGGCAGGTACTTGCACTCCTTCACTATCTCTATCCACTTGTCCACATCGCCCATGCTGACTGCTCTGGTATTATCCACTTCCACTCCGCCaaaatacaatatattataaataatacaattattatttgccCACCTCTAGTTGGCACTAATAATTATCGATATCAATCGCGCCTTCTCATATCGATTGTTCGGCAAATATCGAAAGGTTGAATGTTCATtcatttcattatattttaaatgtagttATTTGTTTcagtgttaaaaaaaatatatataaatcaaaactgaatcaaaatattttttattttgccacttggccaaaattaccTATACTATCTCCATTTCCGGtcgattttaaaacaatattaatttttaccaatttttgaatttttaaaaaggggtaaaattttttgtgaaaatttgCTTAATTCTGCAATAACAgctgtaaatttaaataaaaaatacagcCACAGCAGTATTAAAAacgttaataaataaactcaGGTCACTGaaattaaatactatttaaatataatattccCTGCAAGCCAAACcgtattaaaatcaatttaattaaattatcttGGCTTTTTGCTTAGGTGTTTGCACATACCTTACTTAATCATAAAACGCTTATGAAATTCAAAAAGCCCGCGGCTTGCCAGTCTGACCAGTTGCCAGTTCGCGTTTTGCTGGGCAACAACCTAATGCCAAACACCCGATACGGTCActctggcaaataaaaaaaaacaagacgTCGTCATTCGGGTTGGAATTCCAACAAAATAGTtaagttttccttttgtttaacTCCCGTCGAACAGCCAACGAGTTAGCCAGTGACGACTGCCTGCATTTCGGAGCAAGTCAGCCAGCATAAAGGTGAGTAATCCTCGCGAGCTTCCCACAATCCCCGCCCCCGAAGGCCGCGATTCGGGTGTTTTTGTGAATTTGCCGCTGTGTGTGGAGCATTAGTCATGCCCAGAAATTCGATTTTGCTTGCGAACTGCGTCACCGAAGGACCCTGAAACTGGAATCGGTAACGCACTCGGAGTTGCCATTGTCCCCCGGGATTGGGTAACCATTATCTTCGATTTTCCCCGCTCCTTGTGGAGGTACGGCAACTCGGGTGGCAAGAGGAAGCAGAAGAGCCTGGCTTTTCGGCCCCTAATTCGAGGCCAAATCCCGATGGGGAGGGGCCAGTAGTACCCCAAAATACATAGCCAACTAGCTTTAATGTCCGCAAAGTAGGGATCCATCGTGTCGATAGACAAATCTtcatatcaaataaaaattgacatTTGAATACCATAAATATCTGTTGGTTCCTATTGATGTAGGTCAACTAAACCTCATGTTAGCATATAATATCCCCAAAGTTGGGATCAATCGTATCGATAAGGAAATCTTCTGAAatgtgaatattttaaatatccgTTGGTTCCTCTAGATTAAGGCATACTTGCATCTgcatattataaatataagttgATTGCTATGGGTAATGAGCGGATCTAGTCATTCTATATAACTcttagaatatatatatatatatatatattaatttaaatttgtattcacTTTACAAAGATTTAACCACTAGTTTATTATGTATATCAGATAAAGTTAATAACATTTAGGTTGTCAGGAACAATACAATGTATGCAAGGTACtaacaaactaaataaattattaaagcttagttttaaaattaatgcttaAGATATACTGCTGCTTTTTTGAAGTTGTATACAATTGAAAGGATATCATTGCTGTTGGTGCTTttgaaagtttatttatatttgtaaccGCTTTACTTTCCAGCAATATGGCAGCCGGAACCACACTACAGAAGGCCATCGATCTGGTAACCAAGGCCACCGAGGAGGATCGAAACAAGAACTACGCGGAGGCATTGCGTCTTTATGAGCACGGAGTGGAGTACTTTCTGCACACCATCAAATGTAAGTGGTCCTTCGGGATTTAAAGATTACATTTCAAAATTCCCAAGACGctagtatttttgttttgcaatcAACTCGTTGCCCCTACAATATCTAAATATCCAAATAATCTCGCCCAAATCAGATGAGGCGCAGGGCGAGAAGGCCAAGGACTCGATACGGGCCAAGTGCCTGCAGTACTTGGACCGGGCCGAGAAGCTCAAGGAGTACCTGAAGAAGGGCAAGAAGAAACCGATCAAGGAGGGCGGCGAGTCCAGCCCCAAGGACGACAAGGACAAGAAGAGCGACAGCGACGACGAGGATGGCGACGATCCCGAGAAGAAGAAGCTGCAGAGCAAGCTGACGGACGCCATTGTCATTGAGAAGCCAAAGGTGCAGTGGTCCGACGTGGCCGGCCTAGATGCCGCCAAGGAGGCGCTGAAGGAGGCCGTCATCCTGCCGATCAAATTCCCGCAGCTGTTCACCGGCAAGCGCATACCGTGGAAGGGCATCCTGCTGTTCGGACCGCCCGGCACCGGCAAATCCTATCTGGCCAAGGCCGTCGCCACGGAGGCCAACCGCTCCACATTCTTCTCGGTGTCCAGCTCCGACCTGATGTCCAAGTGGCTGGGCGAGTCCGAGAAGCTGGTCAAGAATCTCTTCGAGCTGGCCCGCCAGCACAAGCCCTCGATCATCTTCATCGACGAGATCGACTCGATGTGCTCGGCGCGGTCGGACAACGAGAACGACAGCGTGCGGCGCATCAAGACCGAGTTTCTTGTGCAAATGCAGGGCGTGGGCAACGACACCGACGGCATCCTCGTGCTCGGCGCCACCAATATACCCTGGGTCCTCGACTCGGCCATCCGGCGGCGGTTCGAGAAGCGCATCTACATTCCGCTGCCGGAGGCGCACGCCCGCCTCGTCATGTTCAAGATCCATCTGGGCAACACCACGCACGTGCTCACCGAGCAGGATCTCAAGGAGTTGGCCGGCAAAACCGAGGGGTatgtgtatttatatattggaGGGGTTGTGTTGGGGCGTACCTAGGTACAATTTTTTCTTACCTCATATTTTACCTAGGTACCTCgaaatgattaatttataaaaaaattaacttcattttaattttgttccaCTTTTTTGtacctatatttttttatttttaatattttttattgagaaGGAAAATAAGAAGTtgatgtattttttgttttctataaCCTACTTTTACTAGAATAAACAACATATGTTACTTATGTTATGAGATCTAATATTACTTTCAAAGTATGTACATCATTACAAACTAATTCATAATAATTAAGGTGGACAAGGGAAATAGGGAAACAAAAGAACTAGACCAGTTAAATGCAGTGGTTATCCTTACTTAGATACCTAAAAACCGGTGCAACTCTTACCTTACccaagtatttatttttaacgaaATTTCTAAATCCCTATAAGATTATCAAACtaatcaattgattttttgcTGCCTTGCAGATACTCTGGCGCTGATATCTCCATCGTGGTGCGCGATGCTCTGATGGAGCCAGTGCGCAAGGTGCAGACCGCCACGCATTTCAAGCGGGTGTCGGGTCCCAGTCCCACCAACAAGGAGGAGACTGTCGACGACTTGCTGGTTCCATGCTCGCCGGGCGACCAGGGCGCCATCGAGATGAACTGGATGGATGTGCCCAGCGACAAGCTCTTTGAACCGCCCGTGACCATGGTAGGGATTTGGAATTAGTCCTTCTTTATTACTACCACCACTACAATTACTATGTTTGCTATCCCCAGCGCGACATGCTGAAGTCGTTGTCCCGCACGAAACCCACTGTCAACGAGGACGATCTGACAAAGCTGCGCAAATTCACAGAGGACTTTGGCCAGGAGGGCTAGACACTCGATCGATGCAGCCCCGCCAGAAACCGTCAGCACCACCAGCTAATTCTAATTGTTGCCTATTGCATAAATTCAAACACGTTTTACTTCTGGCTCtccttaaacatttttttttattttctactaTATTAATATGTATACATACGATATATGGTTAAATTGCAATTCAAATGCGTCGTGCGATTGCTAAGGAGACGAGAGGAACATAATGATGCAGTGAGCAGTGAGAAGAGGTTGGGATTGTTTTAATCACAAAGTCAATGTATTTTTGTACTCTTAATGTTAAGTGATGTAGAAGAAACCCGAAATCCAAACCGAATGCGATTGCCACTCGGACTTGCCACCTTGGACACCTGTCACCCGATCGAgatcgcatcaaaaaaaggaggaGGAGCGGGAGGATCAGCAAGTGGAGCAGTTTTAGCGCAGCCGAGCAAacctatttaaaatgtaacgtaccagaaataaaaacgaaaattgtATACAATACCAACTACGTACCAAGAATGCCAATTGTGAATTGCCAATAGTGGGGAAAACCCCCGTTCCCCGTCGCAAATGACCCCATTCCAAACGTAAGCCACCAGGTGGGTGGGAACATGAGGAGAAACTGCGGAGAGTGGCAGCATTTTCGGCCTAAAGTGGCGCAAAAGAATGCCCTACATGCCATATGATAAGATCTTTATGCGCTGCAAACGTTCGGCCCACGAACATTAACGTCGTTTCTGGCCGATCGGCCAGATACTATCTATCGGGCATCTTGTGAACGCCGACAGCGCACAGTGGGCATAGTTTTCTgaaacgaatttttttttaaaaattcaaacaacatttgtttacaaaatgtatGTACATAAGAACCTAAATTTgcatacctttttttttgatcgCATCTTGATATTCCTTTATATGTAATGCTTTGTAATGATAAATTCACTTAAATTGTATACCTCTTCTTAAACCCTATTATTTATGGGATATGAATATTCCTTATATATTATGCTTTGTAATCATAAGTTTGTTTTAAGCCGTTTTTATCGGATATTAATATTGCTTAATATAATATGCCTTATTAACCCAAATTGACCTAAATTGTATTCCTCTTTTTAAATCTTGATATttctttatataaattaaatgattataTTTGATGAAACATTGAACTAGCTTTAATTATTTCGGCTACACTTTTTAGTAAGCTAAATAAATTctgtacaattttaaaagagcAGTTTTAAATGGTCGTAGGTGGAAATTAGTTTTATCTTTTCGGCTCTTTTTTCTAGCGCTAACCAACAAttaattgtttgaaattttaaattaggcCCCATTTAAAATGTGGGAACATATAatgaacaataaatatttgcagaTAATACAAGCTTATaaactcattaaatttattttataaactttaatcTATAAAATCTTTGAGGTAGCTTcgtattattttgaaatgtaacaaattaaataattttatttggataTTATTATTGATATTGTCCTAGGTTAAAACATAAGAAAATGAGTGCGGTCTTCTTCATTAAGGTGctgatataaaatttattcaaatatatctCTAAGGTAtgttttgtaatatatttaaatattacaatttaaataagtacCTTTtcatattataaataattttttctggtttaaccatgttcttcttttttacgTTTTTGATATGCACTTTATTCAATAATAGCTTTGAGGTATTTttatatcatatttaaatatgacaatttaaataattacttttttttgtattataaatGATATGTTAAGGCTAACGTAAGTTTTTATGAGTGATCGACTCCATAGTGCGACGCTGAAAGCTCCGAGTAGCGATCGTGGGGTGtgggttcgggttcgggtttGGGTTCGGGTTCGCGTTCGTGTTCGGCTTTTTCGACTTCGCCTCGTTGGGGTTTCGATCGTGAGTTTGAGCCGGGCTTTGGGCCACCGTTTTCAGTTGATCTTCAGCCGCAAAGGCTAGAGGTCCGTGAATCCAAGATCGGTCCGCGTTCATTTCTGCCAATTGTTTCGCCCGCACATTGACAGTTCCGTTACGTGAGTGCAGCATTGCACAGAGTTAAAGAGTTAAACAAAGCCaaaagatacaaagatacaaagCCAAAAGACACAGATACACGGCAACAACATTTCTCGGTTTGTTTTGCgcaactttgttttttttttttttgttggtggcAAGCGTGAAAAAAGTGcgtatttgttttgatttgttttttgtttggtgtgcaattggtttttgtctttttgtttgttgtgttgtggttttttttaaggtgCATTAATTACCTAGCCTTTGGGCCTGGCCCTTTTCTGTTGGCCTCCCGAGTTTTACACACACTTTATTTGATCTCTTTTTTCTTACTGCGGTCATTTGTACACAGCGAAAAAATATGTACTATTACCGATTTAGGCACATAAAGTATTAAACATAACAAATGTAGCTTTCAtgtctatttaatttaaatacatttaaaatgatCAAAAGTTTggtttgattgtttttttttttaaatttgggcAACATCTTGGGCTTATTTCTAAGTCATTGGTGCATTTTGTCttgatttaagtttatataaaaacaccATACAGGCTGCTTAAATACTGTTCAttttaactatatatattataaatatattgttaattCTAGTAAActttgaaatttgttaaaaaattattagaaaaagGTTATTTAGTTAGGGGTCaccaatcaaataaaaatggttcAATCTTTTTTGTGTGATATTGGTGATGTAAGCTGCTGATTTTGATTTTAGCATGGAgtgaattttcaaataaaatttttcacCGTGTAAAATAGCCGTGGTGAAGCGCAACTTTCACGCGCTTCAGGTGAAAACCGTGAGCCGGgtccaaaataaaataaaaataagcgaAATGAAGAAGAAGTTGAGTCCGAAGCCGCACAGCAGCCGAACATACATAATTTGTTGTTATATTtatgttgttattattattgttgttattgttatcgttgttgttttttccgctgctgctggtggactATGTTTTTCCCCCACATTCGCattgttttacttatttttttccgtGACTTACTTTGAGTTTTTGACTACTGTTTTTGTGTCAGTCGCCGTTTTGCGAAACTATTTCAGAAATGCATATTTCTTGCGGCGCACATTTGTCCAACTGACTGAGTTATGTGCATAAAATTAAGTGCATTGCAGTGTACAGGACTGGCTTTTCATCatcccatacccatacccattcttttttttaagtgtgtCGCCCTGCTTACATTTATTGCATCcagtttgtttggtttttcttgCCACCAGGTATATTATGCATGTTTCGATTAAACTTGTTTGCAGAGGCATTAACATCAACACCTGCCCCCCCTGCAGATcagaaaaaactaaaaatcatGCTGACATTGACACGAATTGTCGACGCCAGCAACAactaaagaaacaaaaaaaaaaacataacaaaacaaaagtcaaatCATACAGTTTAAAGTTGAAATCCAAACAAAAGTGCCAACTACAAATTTATGACTAAGATTTGTTGTGTGCGGCTCCACAATTAAAGTGCATAAAATTCCACCAATGTCAGAAGCCAACAACATtgaaatacatatattaatttagcttactaatttgtttttggtaaAATCATCGCACCGAAgagaaataataacatttaaaaggGGTTATTTTGATCTTAGGCGGTATTTTCGAAGATTTTAAACTGTCTATGctttatgtaattttaatatatgaaCTTGGAATACATATATTAATctaaattatatgtttttggtaAATTCATCGCATTGTAgagaactaaaaatatttaaaagggcttgttaaatatcaatttgttgattgtgttgtatttttataaagacTAGGCACTTGCATAAATTCTGTTCGTTTAAGATAggatttattataaaaaatttaataaaccttCAAATATATGAGTATTATTTTTCTCCGTGTGTCAATTTTGAATTGCATTTGGAGTTAAACAAACCGATCGAAGAGCCAGCGAACAATCAACTCTTGATGATTGTTGTATGTTGATTGTCGATTGGCTTTGCCCGGGGAACAAGGTCGTTTACCACGCATATTATCAAATGCAAATGGGCATTATATTATGTCTGCTAAATGCTGGAAAATTTCGTCAAATTGTTTAAGCATAATTCGTTGGATAATCGCTGCATTCAATTTGTGTTTACCCTTACCTTGATCACTTATATGCATTAGATGCgcctattattttattttatgttttttatttctctaTTACTTAAAGTTCCCAATAAAAGAATTATAATTGCTTGGAAAAGAGACCATAAAAAGCAGCGcagacaaattaaatttcttttgttctTGACAAAGCGAAGCGAGGCCGGTAATTACaaagaataattattttttatctggTGTGTTAATTGTGGTTGTCATTACGTTGGCCAAGTGAGTGGAAAGCCAAAGATAAGTCAGAGCTCTAGATTTTCCCGCTTGGATTCTGGGAAAATGCTGTTTAAGTGTGACACTCTTTTAAGCACAAGCGGAAATAGtaaggaaaatatattttatgggaTCTGTtattcaactattttatttcataaaacagaatttataagaaaatgtgtaatagttaatttttgtatatattaattaCACATTTCATAACTGCAAATACTTAAGGGTTATTATCTAtttatttcttactctatCTTTATGTTGAATCTCTAAAAGTTATATACTTTTCATAATGATTTGAgtttatatagttttaaaaacatatttattctTTGTGTACTGAAGCTCTTCTCTTAGTTTATTGCGGTTCTCtctgctttttatttaatcatcTCATTGTCGTTGGGTAACTGGGCCAGAAGGTTTCGTAAGAAAAGAAATGGTATATGGAAGTGCCTGATTAGGTCAACTCGTTCCATGAACCATAACTATAACTGGCAACTTGATGCTGTCGCCGGGAAACGACAAAAGAGTGCTGGTATTTGGTGTTTGGAATCGGAGTTTGCTGTTCCCGAAAACTGTGTCGCACACACCTAGCCATACACCATACACCAAACACCATAAACCTAACACCAAACACCAAACACCCATTCATTGCATGCATGTAATTGTGCTGGTTTTATTTTCGGATATGCTGTTGTGCCACTTTACCGTTGCATTTGGCTGATTAATGGAATATTGTTTACATATTGCTGCTGTTCTGCATCGTCAATGAGGATTGCATGGCACCACGAAAAGTTCTGTGTTTCGGGAGGCATAAAAAGCGCCTCGAAAACGGTCATAAATAGCCGCCATTAATTGCATGCAGCAAAGCTATGAAAAGGTACACCGGAACAAATAAGTCTGCTTAACCTTTTTCATACTTTTGAAACAATCACTTGAATTTCACTTTATTGTTGGGAAAATTATGTAAACTTTTATGATATTGATTATCagataatttgttttttgtatgtgATGTAGCTGTGTAGggtgttttatatattttagatttcattataataatattattttatttttatacaacaGTTTCTTGTATAATTCCAATGTCCAATGTAAACCATatattttgctgtttttttgctgttttgtttaatgcattgtgttgattttttgcTGTGTAACTACCAACATTGGGTTGAAAATCCCCAAAGGCGCGAGCGGAAATTTTATGCTTTGCTGGTTTTCGTTATATTTTCTTGCCCGACTCTCGAATTGAATCGGATCGGCTTCCTCCCTTTTTTCTCTATATTTTGTTGCTGGGTCCGTCGTAACAAACAGGAAACTATTTTATGCTGCCATGCGAAAATTGGCTAAGgaaatttatgtatgtattttcGGCTTTTGGGTTTTCCTTACGTCTTTTTAATGTAGCTTTTTTACATTGGGACTGCAATCAGACATCAGCCATTGGTGGCaagttcgttgcctaagtctttcgTTTGGCAAGTGgcatttggccaaaaacttGAATAAGTTGCAGTTTCCAGTTGGGGatcattttcgtttttaaaatattttcgaattaTCCAAGACAACTGTAAGGAATCGTACTATctatagttttatatatatatatttttttttttcctgggATCAGTTAGTTTTAATAGAAACTCGCAAtgcttaattgaaattaaactCAAACTTCAACATCGATTGCCATAAAGTTTTTACGACTAACCTCATTGGCGAAATCAGACTGGAAACCCATAAATAACATTTGACTTCTTCATTGTTGGCTGAATTTCTTAGTGGAATTCACCGTTTGGTCTCGGGGAGTATagagtaataataataaaagttttaactaTTGCATTTGGGTTTTTTCTTCGTTGTTTCTGTGCTCCGTTTGACAAGAGCACACACCGACCGTCTGCATGTATTTGGCTTGACAAATCAATCAAATCGCTTCATGCCAATTTCGATTGCACAAAGACACAAGGCGAAAACAATGCATTGGTATTgtgttttttgagttttttgtaatatatttatttttttggtctgGCATTTGGCAATGCCAAGTGGCCATTTCCATTGTCCGCCATTCGTTTGGCTCACGTCCAGAGTTTAATGAGACATGGACATTCGgccggacggacggacagaaggtAGAAAAGCGCTGCCAACTGTGAACTGCACTTTTCTTTGGCACGGCTCGGTTTTCTCTATCGATTCGCAGACTTTCCCAGCCAGTTCTCAGTACGTCTCACTTTTCCCATTCAAATGGGACCTagacagagaaaaaaataaattattatttaaaatttgtgccCAATGCCAGGCAGCTTAATTCAAATCTTCTAAGTAGCCACACagatacaataaaatattaatatacctaaataaaataattaatagaAAGGTTGCCAATAAACAAAGTTAgttaaaacgtttaaaaatatactttatatataaaaactttagggctaataaaagctaaatttaataaacaatatgAATAggtcaaaaaagaaaataaccaactatttaaaaatgtcaaaaaataatttcaaaaatttcaattttaagtaAGAAAAAAAGTATTCCTTTTCGGATTTGAACTTTTGGCTTGAGGAGGATTAagtctttgattttaattttctcttttattttatttttttggcttgaaaAAAAGTCACTCTGGAATACATTAAATATCTCAAAGATATCGCATATTGGGCTTACAAATTCGCATTTATTTCTCAGTGTATTTTCTCAGTGTATTCTGAGTTTCTAATTTTAAGTACTTGCACCGTGTTTTTTTCCGTGTGATCGCAAAGATCACAGACACTCGTTCTTCGTAATGAGCTGAATTAGCCGCCAAACGCGAAAATGAGCTACGGAAAGCGTCAGAGCCGCCAAATTGGGTTAATCTATTTGAAAGTGGAAGCGCTGGCCGCACCGCACAGCACCACTGGCAAAGCTAGTCCACtatatgcatacatatatatatatatacactatACTACTATATAAATACACATAAATATCAACATCTGATGGGGCCCATGCGAAAGTCGCCTAAGAAGCATTATTTTGTGCGTTACTTTCCATTTTGATGGCCATGTTCAAGAGTTGGCGTTGGGAGCTGATGATGCTGATGACGTTTGTCGCCGCTttctcagcaacagcaacaacaacttcacctgtcaacatttttttttttttcattctttaACGGTACTCGCCTTTTAATTGTACCTTTTGCCCATCAACATTGGATCTTCACACAATGCGATGCGAACAAAGGGCCCCCCCTTTCGATGAACACGATGATGGTAGTAATGATGGTGTGCTGACATCCGCTCGGATCGGTCGGCTATAGCTAATGGATCGGTGATCGCTTTGGTCACGGGAAGTTAATGTAATCATTATCAATAGGATGCGactaatttaaagaaaagcaGTCGTTTGATGTCTTTACTTCGACATAATTGAGACCATAGACAATATTTTCACAGTTTCTGCATTTttagtaaaacattttatttatttaataaaatataaaaagattgAAAACCCTTTAATAAATTGCTAATCAATACCAAAAAAAGTCTTGGTTAAGTTTCCtcaattgaaacaaaaatggTTTCTTTTGATAATTATCTTGGTCACAAGCCATTAAACATTTCCATTATATTCGTTAAAAATGATGCAGATTTTCTGTAAGATTTGTATATCTTATTAAGAagtataatttgtttttcctaGAATTTTCAGAAATGAAAAGAAagattttatttgtattgtatttatttataatgattATGGTTGTACTTCTTATTATTGAATGAATTATTGTAtgtttaacttaattaaattgtaaaaagccAACTTGTAAATAAAAGTTACTAATGGCTAAGCAATCTATACAAAACTTACGTTGTTTGCAAGCCATTCTTTTGAAACTTTGCACTGCATTGTTATAATGCATTCGTTGTCCGCTGAATCgatgacaaaatatttcgtggcCAGGCAATTTCCAGAGGTAACAAGTAGCATTGGACAAAAGCCTCTTTGTGAAATGTTGCACAATCGTCGGTCTTTGGATGCTAATTGATAGATCACGTCCTCCGCCCAACGAAAGTGAAATGATTGTTGATTGAAGACCGCGTTTGTTA from Drosophila gunungcola strain Sukarami unplaced genomic scaffold, Dgunungcola_SK_2 000086F, whole genome shotgun sequence includes these protein-coding regions:
- the LOC128264941 gene encoding vacuolar protein sorting-associated protein 4; amino-acid sequence: MAAGTTLQKAIDLVTKATEEDRNKNYAEALRLYEHGVEYFLHTIKYEAQGEKAKDSIRAKCLQYLDRAEKLKEYLKKGKKKPIKEGGESSPKDDKDKKSDSDDEDGDDPEKKKLQSKLTDAIVIEKPKVQWSDVAGLDAAKEALKEAVILPIKFPQLFTGKRIPWKGILLFGPPGTGKSYLAKAVATEANRSTFFSVSSSDLMSKWLGESEKLVKNLFELARQHKPSIIFIDEIDSMCSARSDNENDSVRRIKTEFLVQMQGVGNDTDGILVLGATNIPWVLDSAIRRRFEKRIYIPLPEAHARLVMFKIHLGNTTHVLTEQDLKELAGKTEGYSGADISIVVRDALMEPVRKVQTATHFKRVSGPSPTNKEETVDDLLVPCSPGDQGAIEMNWMDVPSDKLFEPPVTMRDMLKSLSRTKPTVNEDDLTKLRKFTEDFGQEG